The proteins below are encoded in one region of Pseudophryne corroboree isolate aPseCor3 chromosome 8, aPseCor3.hap2, whole genome shotgun sequence:
- the LOC134949727 gene encoding RING finger protein 223-like — MGQVNICTPERRFSEDSGYLSSNNVIPSVGPNPDVVPPGVKVMEQENVIPECPICFATYDNVFRTPLLLACSHTFCMECLSKLCVFQKELETFCCPMCRAAVTIPPGGIPQLPPNMNIVSQYPPWMGHLQKVWVEGSKLCWKKGYGQSYVRNTQNTLSHVPPGEEDNVVIVVYLLGPTQPHVSQPVDLVGVPRQPQYHRCNLLLRNYGCIMWIFICCILVFFFLVFFPIYLRV, encoded by the exons ATGGGGCAGGTGAACATCTG TACGCCAGAGAGAAGGTTCTCTGAAGACTCCGGTTATCTTAGCTCGAACAACGTTATTCCCTCAGTTGGACCTAACCCAGACGTTGTTCCTCCTGGGGTGAAGGTCATGGAGCAGGAAAATGTTATCCCGGAGTGCCCAATTTGCTTTGCCACCTATGACAATGTATTCAGAACCCCACTGCTGCTGGCGTGTTCTCACACCTTCTGCATGGAGTGCCTTTCTAAGCTCTGCGTCTTCCAGAAGGAGCTGGAAACCTTCTGTTGCCCCATGTGCCGGGCTGCTGTCACCATCCCGCCAGGGGGCATCCCTCAACTACCCCCAAACATGAACATTGTGTCTCAGTACCCGCCATGGATGGGCCATCTCCAGAAAGTCTGGGTAGAGGGGTCCAAACTGTGCTGGAAGAAGGGGTATGGCCAAAGCTATGTCAGGAACACCCAAAACACTTTGTCCCATGTCCCACCAGGAGAGGAAGACAATGTTGTCATCGTGGTGTATCTGCTGGGTCCTACACAGCCCCACGTCTCACAGCCGGTAGACCTGGTCGGGGTTCCGCGCCAGCCTCAGTACCACCGGTGCAACCTACTGCTGCGCAACTACGGATGCATCATGTGGATCTTTATCTGCTGCATTTTGGTCTTCTTCTTCTTGGTGTTTTTTCCAATCTACCTGCGCGTGTAA